From a region of the Tenggerimyces flavus genome:
- the fahA gene encoding fumarylacetoacetase — protein sequence MSWVPGAAGSPFGIDNLPYGIFDHGDQPRGGVAIGEYVLDLAPIADVFEAPTLNPFLAQGRAAWREVRARITELLTDEAHRDQLTLFPQNEVTMHQPFDVADYVDFYASEHHASNLGRFLRPNEPPLLPNWKHLPVGYHGRAGTIVASGTPVVRPQGQRKADDYGPSQRLDIEVEVGFVVGTPSQQGSRATVDSFEDHVFGIVLVNDWSARDLQAWEGRPLGPFLAKSFATSISSWVVPLDALQDAKLPKHTQDPEPLPYLQGENNASYEIDLELKLNGTPVSRPRFRDLYWTPAQMLAHLTVNGASLRTGDLFASGTVSGPTREECGSFYELSLGGTDPLTLPDGSERTFLHDGDEVTITATAPGPNGVRIGFGEVSGTIQPAQ from the coding sequence ATGAGCTGGGTTCCAGGAGCCGCTGGCTCGCCGTTCGGCATCGACAATCTCCCGTACGGCATCTTCGACCACGGCGACCAACCCCGAGGCGGCGTCGCGATCGGCGAGTACGTCCTCGACCTCGCACCCATCGCGGACGTCTTCGAAGCCCCGACGCTCAACCCTTTCCTCGCTCAGGGCAGAGCGGCCTGGCGAGAGGTACGAGCCCGCATCACCGAGCTCCTCACCGACGAAGCGCACCGCGACCAGCTCACCCTCTTCCCCCAGAACGAAGTCACCATGCACCAGCCGTTCGACGTCGCGGACTACGTCGACTTCTACGCCTCCGAGCACCACGCCTCCAACCTCGGCAGGTTCCTCCGCCCGAACGAGCCCCCGCTCCTCCCCAACTGGAAGCACCTCCCCGTCGGCTACCACGGCCGCGCCGGCACGATCGTGGCGTCGGGCACGCCGGTCGTCCGCCCGCAGGGCCAACGCAAAGCCGACGACTACGGCCCCAGCCAGCGGCTCGACATCGAGGTCGAGGTCGGCTTCGTCGTCGGAACGCCAAGCCAGCAAGGAAGTCGCGCCACCGTCGACAGCTTCGAGGACCACGTCTTCGGCATAGTCCTCGTCAACGACTGGTCCGCAAGGGACCTGCAGGCCTGGGAGGGGCGCCCGCTCGGACCGTTCCTCGCCAAGTCGTTCGCCACCTCGATCAGCAGCTGGGTCGTCCCGCTCGACGCCCTCCAAGATGCCAAGCTTCCCAAGCACACTCAGGACCCCGAGCCATTGCCCTACCTCCAGGGCGAAAACAACGCCAGCTACGAGATCGACCTCGAGCTCAAACTCAACGGGACACCCGTCTCACGGCCGAGGTTCCGTGACCTGTACTGGACACCGGCCCAGATGCTCGCCCACCTCACCGTCAACGGAGCGAGCCTCCGCACCGGCGACCTCTTCGCCTCCGGAACGGTGTCCGGCCCGACCCGCGAGGAGTGCGGCTCCTTCTACGAGCTGTCGCTCGGCGGCACCGACCCGCTCACCCTCCCCGACGGCAGCGAACGCACGTTCCTGCACGACGGCGACGAGGTCACGATCACCGCCACGGCACCCGGCCCGAACGGCGTCCGCATCGGCTTCGGCGAGGTGAGCGGGACGATCCAGCCCGCTCAGTAG